A DNA window from Candidatus Binataceae bacterium contains the following coding sequences:
- a CDS encoding NapC/NirT family cytochrome c: MTRTSKLILLFIFLVAIPGLAAFTGIHAFVQAESLSFCASCHTMTPWIADLRNPDSHSLAALHFRNRFIPSDQCYTCHVDYDFLGPVEAKLDGMRHVEVYYFGHATPKDIRLYKPFPNGNCLHCHAQSAPFLQNQYHRAVMVQLLANQMPCMTCHQPIHTPEF; this comes from the coding sequence TTGACTAGAACCTCCAAGCTGATACTGCTGTTTATTTTTCTCGTCGCGATTCCGGGGCTAGCTGCGTTTACCGGGATTCACGCCTTTGTGCAAGCGGAAAGCCTGAGTTTCTGCGCTTCATGCCATACCATGACGCCGTGGATTGCCGATCTGCGCAATCCCGACAGTCATTCGCTGGCCGCGCTGCATTTTCGCAATCGTTTCATCCCTTCGGACCAATGCTACACCTGCCACGTCGATTACGATTTTTTGGGTCCGGTCGAGGCCAAGCTCGACGGAATGCGCCATGTCGAGGTGTACTACTTTGGCCACGCCACGCCAAAGGATATCCGGCTCTACAAGCCATTTCCTAACGGGAACTGTCTGCACTGCCACGCACAGTCGGCGCCGTTTCTGCAAAATCAGTATCATCGTGCCGTGATGGTTCAGCTTTTGGCCAATCAGATGCCGTGCATGACGTGCCATCAGCCGATCCATACCCCGGAGTTTTAA
- a CDS encoding tetratricopeptide repeat protein translates to MGLPPGHPAVAMPRNHPALSDRAQIGAVVLQAEKQAERHPDDVTVWNRYGDLALHFATFNPADYEKARHAFAHVLTRDPANRQALRGLGDVDFDTRHYPSAIEAYQRYLREQPDDSSVLTDLGTSYLSQHNCVQAIKEYRAALIHSSDFFPARFNLAVAYLLQKDNANARDALIKARAVAPDESARTRIDEILAQVDQNAAGMHPHRAETRTQESNQ, encoded by the coding sequence GTGGGACTTCCTCCCGGCCATCCTGCGGTGGCGATGCCGCGTAACCATCCCGCGCTTTCCGATCGGGCGCAAATCGGCGCGGTGGTGCTCCAGGCCGAGAAGCAAGCCGAACGCCATCCGGACGATGTTACGGTATGGAATCGCTACGGCGACCTCGCATTGCACTTTGCCACGTTCAACCCGGCGGATTACGAAAAGGCGCGTCACGCGTTTGCCCACGTCTTGACGCGCGATCCAGCCAATCGCCAGGCTTTGCGCGGCCTCGGCGACGTAGACTTCGACACCCGTCATTATCCAAGCGCCATCGAGGCCTATCAGCGCTACCTGCGCGAGCAGCCTGACGATAGCTCGGTGCTAACCGATTTGGGGACGTCGTATCTTTCGCAGCACAACTGCGTTCAGGCCATCAAAGAATATCGCGCGGCGCTGATTCATAGTTCCGATTTCTTCCCGGCGCGCTTCAATCTTGCCGTCGCGTATTTGTTGCAGAAGGACAACGCCAATGCTCGCGATGCGCTGATCAAGGCGCGCGCCGTGGCCCCGGACGAATCCGCACGCACTCGAATCGATGAAATATTGGCGCAAGTCGACCAAAACGCTGCAGGCATGCATCCGCATCGGGCCGAGACCCGAACCCAGGAGTCGAACCAGTGA
- a CDS encoding cytochrome c: MATLYNQRCGACHGDNGHGDGPTAKFLHPAPADFANSLKGKTDAWLFKAIRDGGPAVGEAATMPPYKDLSEGEVKGLVQYIKKFAGS, translated from the coding sequence ATGGCCACGCTTTACAACCAGCGCTGCGGGGCGTGTCACGGCGATAACGGGCACGGCGACGGCCCAACGGCTAAATTTCTCCACCCAGCTCCCGCCGATTTCGCCAACTCACTCAAGGGCAAGACCGATGCCTGGTTGTTCAAAGCGATCCGGGACGGTGGTCCCGCCGTGGGCGAAGCGGCGACGATGCCGCCCTACAAGGACTTAAGCGAGGGCGAAGTGAAGGGATTGGTGCAATATATCAAGAAGTTCGCCGGTAGCTAG
- a CDS encoding kelch repeat-containing protein has product MKLARWCHLRPAPWSRLAAAFLGACIASCSGGGGSSAPPAPIAGGLLLVGGVDQLNGPLASSELFNPSTETFACVGGVNSSTGACNNSLAQARFYASVAPLAGGFVLVAGGNGVGVTCLNSAELFNPANNSFAPTGNMTDAHCFGHTTTVLQNGEVLITGGEDQTGNLVNTADMYNPATAKFDCSGLGGADPNTGYCINTLTDTRFLDAAVRLADGRVLITGGNDGAIVNTAEIFDPASGTFGCSSLGGSNPSTGFCNNTMTDSRQNHTATLIVNGVNSGDVLIAGGLDASGVVLQTAELFNPKTGTFVCSNGAPPGSSGCPAAMTQARYLHTATLLDPTYVQGPYAGDILIAGGEDAKGNVLGTAEIYDPIKETFTAVGPMTSSRALHSAVLIQSGPMAGEILIAGGIDNSGNTLSSAEVFSPANGQFTATGAMIVARSSAGAATAQ; this is encoded by the coding sequence ATGAAGCTGGCGCGGTGGTGCCATTTGCGACCGGCTCCATGGAGTCGGTTGGCGGCGGCCTTTCTCGGCGCATGCATCGCCTCCTGTTCGGGCGGCGGCGGCAGCTCGGCGCCGCCAGCACCGATTGCTGGTGGCCTGCTTCTGGTCGGCGGAGTCGATCAGCTAAATGGCCCGTTGGCCAGCAGCGAGCTGTTTAACCCAAGCACCGAGACCTTCGCGTGCGTGGGAGGTGTCAACTCGTCCACGGGTGCGTGCAACAACTCGCTGGCGCAGGCTCGCTTTTACGCCTCGGTTGCGCCGTTGGCTGGCGGTTTCGTACTGGTAGCAGGGGGCAACGGCGTGGGGGTCACCTGCTTGAACTCCGCCGAGTTGTTCAATCCTGCGAACAATTCGTTTGCGCCCACGGGTAACATGACCGACGCTCATTGTTTCGGCCACACTACCACCGTGCTGCAAAACGGCGAGGTGCTGATCACGGGGGGTGAAGACCAGACCGGCAATCTGGTCAATACCGCTGACATGTACAATCCGGCCACCGCCAAATTCGACTGCTCGGGATTGGGCGGGGCCGATCCCAATACCGGCTACTGCATCAATACCTTGACGGATACGCGCTTCCTCGATGCCGCGGTGCGCTTGGCGGACGGCCGCGTGCTGATCACGGGCGGTAACGACGGCGCGATCGTGAATACCGCGGAAATTTTCGACCCCGCTTCCGGCACCTTCGGATGCTCCTCGCTGGGCGGAAGCAATCCCAGCACCGGGTTTTGCAACAACACCATGACCGACAGCCGCCAGAACCACACCGCCACGCTGATCGTCAACGGAGTCAACTCCGGGGATGTGCTGATTGCCGGCGGACTGGACGCTTCCGGCGTGGTTCTTCAGACCGCCGAGTTGTTCAACCCAAAGACCGGCACCTTTGTCTGTTCCAACGGTGCGCCACCGGGAAGCTCCGGATGCCCGGCCGCGATGACGCAAGCACGCTATCTTCACACCGCGACGCTGCTGGATCCCACTTATGTCCAAGGACCATATGCCGGTGACATCCTGATCGCGGGTGGTGAAGATGCCAAAGGGAACGTGCTGGGCACCGCCGAAATCTACGACCCAATCAAGGAGACCTTTACTGCCGTGGGCCCGATGACCAGCAGCCGGGCCCTGCATAGCGCCGTGCTCATCCAATCTGGTCCGATGGCCGGCGAAATTTTGATAGCGGGCGGAATTGATAATTCGGGCAACACGCTGAGTAGTGCCGAGGTATTCAGTCCCGCCAACGGGCAGTTCACCGCTACGGGCGCTATGATCGTGGCGCGCTCTTCGGCGGGCGCGGCCACAGCCCAATAA
- a CDS encoding MtrB/PioB family outer membrane beta-barrel protein → MKPKWLSHSLTTALVALALFPSASQAQLSAGNYTLTGTAEAGAFLNPQPATNVAKYREYQDLAQQIIAPELRFLLHDQEQRVFADFHALNVGQTNELYDLHFGSYGLLDIDAQWQEIPRFLSDGVAKSPYEQSSGNFTLPSKPAAPTPNAPQGSNISSWLDSTARPLSLSLLEGIANLTIRYTPDPRWTYSAYLNYLNESGNSPYGEIFGPNPGSYNESELFAPIQYDTYNYGTGVQYADGTWLFGIQYEGSIFKDQYADLTWQNPNTWSQMTGPGGSCADSATYPGTTGGNGPCRGQDYTYPGNQAHTFEITAGRTLPLDTHLMGTFSYGWWLQDEPFIPYTSNTALPKQALPRNSLGGDVSPLYANFTVVSRPLDKLRLKTTYSYFDYANHDPAITFNGVNSLNDVASLWTATAYPFSFSTQTINAEASYSLTNNLVASLVGNIETYHNSGMMVLQQDMTSYGPVVDWTPYQWLQLRASYQHAFRDSPGYNNDRSTLVNQDGGIAEFSQLYRFDEASVQVDQFSLYGDAQPFSDSQAPEWLQDFTLYAEMDYDNYFYPSSSYGLQNWSDYTPSVGINWTPSKNLNLYGDWSWTATDYSMQSFQRQNGGTNEPNCPTNPQAQTPALCPGQSWTGYGREQGNSIDFGFDFSFPTDRVIPWLTQTSHLIVQYNYTVTTDLNHANGNLALGGATDFPNIGSRFNELIVTYAYPIKKNMTFTIGYYLSNFGENDFGYDRLMPWMASSPQSMFLGNSNWTPFTGNAAYMTVKYAF, encoded by the coding sequence ATGAAACCAAAGTGGCTAAGTCACTCGCTCACTACGGCACTCGTCGCGCTGGCCCTTTTCCCAAGCGCTTCTCAAGCCCAGTTGAGCGCGGGCAACTACACTTTGACCGGGACTGCCGAGGCCGGTGCGTTTCTCAACCCCCAACCTGCCACCAACGTGGCCAAGTATCGCGAGTATCAGGATCTCGCCCAGCAAATAATCGCACCCGAACTCCGGTTTCTGCTCCACGATCAGGAACAGCGAGTGTTCGCCGACTTCCATGCGTTAAATGTCGGGCAAACTAACGAACTATACGACCTTCACTTTGGATCCTATGGCTTGCTGGACATCGACGCCCAATGGCAGGAAATCCCGCGTTTCCTCAGCGACGGGGTCGCCAAAAGTCCGTATGAACAAAGCAGCGGCAATTTTACGCTCCCTTCCAAGCCGGCGGCACCGACACCCAACGCCCCCCAGGGTTCCAACATCAGCAGTTGGTTGGACTCGACTGCCCGTCCACTGTCGCTCAGTCTCCTCGAAGGGATTGCCAACCTGACGATTCGTTATACGCCCGATCCGCGGTGGACCTATTCCGCCTATCTTAACTATCTCAACGAGTCTGGAAACTCGCCCTACGGAGAAATCTTCGGTCCAAATCCGGGTTCTTACAACGAATCCGAATTGTTCGCTCCGATTCAGTACGACACTTATAACTACGGCACCGGCGTGCAGTATGCCGACGGAACCTGGTTGTTCGGAATTCAATACGAGGGTTCGATTTTCAAAGATCAATATGCCGATCTGACTTGGCAAAATCCAAACACCTGGAGCCAAATGACCGGTCCGGGTGGCTCCTGCGCCGACTCAGCAACCTATCCAGGCACGACCGGTGGCAACGGCCCTTGTAGAGGTCAAGACTATACCTACCCGGGCAACCAAGCTCATACCTTCGAGATCACCGCTGGACGAACCTTGCCGCTCGATACCCATCTGATGGGGACCTTTTCCTACGGCTGGTGGTTGCAGGATGAGCCGTTTATTCCCTACACCAGCAATACGGCGCTACCCAAGCAAGCGCTACCCCGAAATAGCCTGGGTGGCGACGTGTCGCCGCTGTATGCCAACTTCACCGTTGTAAGCCGCCCGCTGGATAAGCTGCGATTGAAGACTACCTATAGCTACTTCGATTACGCCAATCACGATCCCGCCATCACCTTCAACGGCGTGAATTCCTTGAATGATGTCGCCAGTCTGTGGACCGCCACCGCCTATCCTTTTTCCTTCTCGACTCAAACGATCAATGCCGAGGCTAGCTACAGTCTCACGAACAACCTGGTTGCCAGCTTGGTCGGAAATATTGAAACCTACCATAACAGTGGCATGATGGTCTTGCAGCAGGACATGACCTCTTACGGCCCGGTAGTTGACTGGACGCCTTATCAATGGTTGCAACTGCGCGCTTCTTACCAACACGCCTTTCGCGACTCGCCCGGTTACAACAACGACCGCAGCACGCTGGTCAATCAGGACGGAGGCATCGCCGAATTCAGCCAGCTTTACCGCTTCGACGAAGCGTCGGTCCAGGTCGACCAATTCTCTCTATACGGCGACGCTCAGCCGTTCAGCGACAGCCAGGCGCCAGAATGGCTGCAGGATTTTACCCTTTACGCCGAGATGGATTACGACAACTATTTTTATCCGTCCTCGTCCTATGGGTTGCAAAACTGGTCTGACTATACGCCGTCGGTAGGAATCAACTGGACACCTTCCAAAAATCTCAATCTGTACGGAGATTGGTCGTGGACCGCAACGGACTATAGTATGCAGTCCTTCCAGCGTCAAAATGGCGGGACCAACGAGCCCAATTGCCCGACTAATCCGCAAGCGCAAACGCCGGCACTTTGTCCCGGACAGAGTTGGACTGGCTACGGTCGAGAACAGGGCAACTCGATCGATTTTGGATTTGACTTTTCCTTTCCGACGGACCGCGTCATCCCGTGGTTGACTCAGACCTCACATTTGATCGTACAATACAATTATACGGTCACCACCGACCTTAACCATGCAAACGGGAATCTGGCGCTGGGTGGCGCGACCGATTTCCCCAACATCGGCTCGCGTTTCAACGAGCTGATTGTGACCTACGCCTATCCGATCAAGAAGAACATGACCTTTACAATCGGATACTATTTAAGTAATTTTGGCGAGAACGATTTTGGTTACGACCGCCTGATGCCCTGGATGGCATCATCGCCGCAGTCGATGTTTTTGGGCAACAGCAACTGGACACCCTTTACCGGCAATGCCGCTTACATGACGGTAAAATATGCCTTTTAA
- a CDS encoding DmsE family decaheme c-type cytochrome — protein MKYWRKSTKTLQACIRIGPRPEPRSRTSDDNSLQPEDNRTGWTLVGLMGLRGTGWLLIFGLALLALGASIARASSNPPVAKPAESATLATFVGDKVCESCHQTSTKTFSATIMGKILVVHPRDAQEAHGCESCHGPGSNHVAAAAVEMGQGVSPDQPMHGPSKAKLITFRSDSGESAQQQNSVCLDCHNNGDEAFWRASDHAFRGLRCTDCHTIMKQLSPRFQLAMPLVPSPFIIQRPETTVCLRCHLKQKAQMTFPSHMPVFEGLMTCTDCHNPHGGAYPDQLVRPTVNETCYICHADKRGPFLWMHPPVAQNCLNCHDPHGTIVRFMLKVRPPRLCQQCHIGVFHPAQPGRPSSIFVFSRSCTLCHTAVHGSNAPGGVDLTR, from the coding sequence ATGAAATATTGGCGCAAGTCGACCAAAACGCTGCAGGCATGCATCCGCATCGGGCCGAGACCCGAACCCAGGAGTCGAACCAGTGATGACAACTCGCTTCAACCTGAGGACAACCGAACTGGATGGACGCTGGTCGGGTTGATGGGATTGAGGGGAACAGGGTGGTTGCTAATTTTCGGCCTCGCGCTCTTGGCGTTGGGAGCTTCGATTGCGAGGGCCTCATCTAACCCACCTGTGGCGAAGCCGGCCGAGTCTGCAACTTTGGCCACCTTCGTGGGGGATAAGGTCTGCGAAAGCTGCCACCAAACCAGCACCAAGACCTTCTCCGCGACGATTATGGGCAAGATCCTGGTGGTTCATCCGCGCGACGCGCAGGAAGCGCACGGATGCGAATCCTGCCATGGTCCGGGCAGCAATCACGTCGCGGCCGCGGCGGTGGAGATGGGCCAGGGGGTGAGCCCCGACCAACCGATGCACGGACCGAGCAAGGCCAAGCTGATCACCTTCCGCTCCGATTCGGGGGAAAGCGCCCAACAACAGAACAGCGTCTGTCTTGATTGTCACAACAACGGCGACGAGGCGTTTTGGCGGGCCAGCGACCACGCCTTCCGCGGCCTGCGTTGTACCGACTGCCATACCATTATGAAGCAGCTCAGTCCGCGCTTTCAGCTCGCCATGCCGCTGGTGCCTAGTCCTTTCATCATCCAACGGCCTGAAACCACGGTTTGCCTACGCTGTCATCTTAAGCAGAAGGCCCAGATGACTTTCCCCTCGCACATGCCAGTGTTCGAGGGCCTGATGACCTGCACTGACTGCCACAATCCGCATGGCGGCGCTTATCCCGATCAACTGGTACGTCCGACCGTCAACGAAACCTGTTACATATGCCACGCCGACAAGCGCGGGCCGTTTCTGTGGATGCATCCGCCAGTGGCTCAGAACTGTCTGAACTGCCACGATCCACATGGCACGATCGTTCGCTTCATGCTGAAAGTGCGTCCCCCGCGTTTGTGCCAACAATGCCATATCGGAGTCTTTCACCCCGCACAGCCGGGCCGTCCCAGCAGCATTTTTGTTTTCAGCCGCTCTTGCACCCTTTGCCATACCGCCGTCCACGGCTCCAACGCACCGGGAGGGGTAGATCTGACCCGGTAA